TGCGGGAGGTGGTTGGTTTCGCGCCTGAGGCTGCCTCGATTGATCCTGAGGACTTGCCGCTGGCGACAAAGGCGCTTGAGGTGGCTGACAAGCTTGGAGACTGCGCCACAGGTTTGGCAGACATGTTGCGAAGGCACAAAAACAACCCAGTTTAGCTTTTGGCCTTCAATGCTGCCTTGAGATCTTCCATAACCTCTCGCTCAAGAATAGCCATCTTGGAAAAGATCTGGACATCTTTTCCTCGAAGCTCCGGTTCCAGCTCCGAAGGTGACATGACCGTCAGGATCACGACCTTAGGAGTGTTTCGGTCACGATTCCTAACTGTCCTCTTCGAAAGGAAGTCAACGACTCTTAGGCCGGGTAGCGGATCGAGACCTCTCGAAGAATTGAACTGAGGAACAAGAAGGTCCAGTAGAATAGAGTCGTAGTCATTCTCCTCAAGAAGGTTCAGTGCTGTCGATACATCCGCAGCTATGTCCACTTCTAGGCCCGCGCGCTCGAGAATTCTCCCAAGGCCCAATAACGAGCCATCCGCATCGTCGTCAACCCACAACACCTTACTCACCGCCAATCCTCCTGAGAACCCTCTCGCTATATGAAATATCAGCAGCAAGTAGCCTCTGGTGGATCATGCCCAGCTCAACCATTACATTGCGGACCCGCCCCACCTGGCCTGGCTCCAGCTTTACATGGTCGCCCTTCCAAACACCCTCAAGCTCCAGTGCCAGCACAATGTCGGCACACCTTTCTCTGGCATCAAGCAACAGCACCCTGAATTCCTTGGGAAAGGTAACATGATTGGCTCGAACACTATCCATTACTTCATCTCGGGCTCTATGTAGTTCCTCCCGATACTTCACTGAGAGACGTGCACCTTCTGCCTTGCTTATAAGATTTAGCTGATCCTGGAACCCCAGAAGCGAGGAACAGACCTCAATCAACCCTTGCCTGTAAGATCTGAGGGCCTCTTGAGCAAGCTCCGCCTTAAGCTCCACAACTCGACTGATTCTCGCTTGATAGAGCTGGAACAGGCCTCCAAGCAGAGCCACAATCAGTGCTCCAATAGCGGTGTAGAGAGCTGGATCCAAGGTTCCTCCGCTCCTAAGCCTATCCGAAAACGATGGTCAAGCCTACGCCGCCTCCCTCCCCAGCATCGCCTCAAGCCCTGGGATTTCCTCCAGAGAGCCAATCGTCACCGCGCTGAAGGGCTTGGACACCTGCCCGTTGATCATCAGGCGCAGGTAGATGTGGTAGTTCGGGAGGTTCACCAGATCCTCCGCCTCGAACTTGGGCGCGAGCTCCCGGGCAAAGAGCGGCGCATCCTTGGCGCCGAGCCGGAAGCAGATCAGCGTCCCCACATTCCCAATCACGGCATCGGCAATCTCAGGCGAGAGCTGCCCTAGATATTGATGCGCCAGGATGAGGTTGAGCCGGTACTTCCGCAGCTCTGAGAGCATGGTCGCCACAGAGAGCGTCGCGAAGCTCTGGAACTCATCCAGATAGACGAAGCAGTCCTGTCGCTTGCTCTCGGGCATGTCAGCTCGCTCAAGCCCCGCAAGGGCCAGGTGGGACAGCAGCAGGCTCCCCAAGAGCGAGGATGGGCCTTCGCCGAGCTTTCCCTTGGCGAGGTTCACGATGAGGAGCTTCCGCCCGTCGATGATCTCGCGGAGGTTGAGCCCAACTCCTTCCCCACAGAGAATCTCCCGCACCCGGGGATCCGTGAGGAACGCACCGACTTTGTTGAGCACCGGCGCCGAGACGACGGCGCTGAAGCCGGTCGAGTACTTCCCGAACTCATACTGCCAGAAACGGCGCACCTGAGCATTCTCCACACCTCGTACGACATCCTCTCGGAAGCTCTTCTCGGTCAAGAGTCGTGGAATATCTGCGAAGGTTGAGCCTTCCCGCTCAAGGAGCGTGAAGACGACATTCCGCAGCACATGCTCAAGCCGCGGTCCCCAGCCTTCTGACCAGCTCTTCTTGAACACATCGACGATGCCGGCTGCAGCCAGAGGACGATGCTCCTCGGAGATGCCCCGAAGCGGGTTGAAGTGCCAGCGGGTGTCGGGATCGAGGTAGATGAGGTCGTCCTCGCGCCAGAGCGGGACGAGTTTGACCACCTCTTCGGCGAGGTCACCATGCGGGTCGAAGAGAACCGCGCCGTTGCCACGGGCGATGTCTTGGGCGAGGAGCGTCCTGAGAAGGGTGGTCTTGCCGACGCCGGTCTTGCCGATGAGGTAGGTGTGGTAGCGGCGATCCTTCTGGAACATGGTGAAGCGCTGAGCCTGTCCACGGTGGTCAACGAACGAGAAGATTGTTGCTTTTCTGTAAATTTTCGCTGCCATATGGAACCAATATAGCCAAGAAGGAAACGTAGCCAAAGCAAGCTATCTCTGCCGGGACCTTCCCTCGCTTCGGAGAGTGGGCACTTGCAAATAGCTCACCTTGTCGCTGACCCAGATATGCGCTAGCTTTGCACTTAGGCAATCACGATCTCTTGACAGGAAGTCGACTTGCAAGCTTCCAGGAGGTGTCCACATTATGGGTTGCATCCTTGGTGCGGCATGGCACCATGACGATATGATTCCCCCACCAGCAAAATCACTTCGGCTTGCGGTAATTATCTTCCTCGTGCTCGCAGCCGTTGTGCTCACAGCAACAGCGAGCGCCCGCCCGGCGATCTCTTGGGAACCGGAGTCGGTCTTCCTACCAGTTGTCCGAGGTGAGTCCACTTCTATCTCTGCCTCTTTCACCGCGAACACCAATCTCGGTCAGGTTGAGCTTCGTGTAGTTCCTGAACTGGCTGAGTTTGTCTCTGTCATCCCAAGCAGTCCTCTGACGATCAATAGAGGCACGACTACACAAGTAGAGCTCACGGTTCAAGCCGGTACCGACAGCATCCTCGGCGTACTCGAGGGGACCGTTCAGGTACGGAAGCTCGGACACAAGCCTAAGAACTATTCACGGCCGCTACCAATCAATATTGAGATCCAGCCCTTTCCTCTTCCTCCTGCCCCAGGTGAAGCTGGAAAGGTAACTGTCGAAGGAGTCGACTCTGACGGTGACGGGCTCCGAGACGACATTCAGCGCTTCATTGCCTTCACATACCCAGATGAGCCAGTGACCCGTGCCGCGCTTTCCCAATATGGAGAGAGCTTTCAAGACACGCTGGTCCAGGCGGTTGATCGCCAGTCTGCCTTCTCTCTATTTATGGCAACACTTAGATCTGACCGCTGCCTCAAAGGACTTATAGGCGTCGAAGAGGGTGAGACTCTTAGGAAGAGTATCAAGGCTCAGTACCTGAATACGGCCGAAAGAAGTGATGCCTTCTTCACTTTTGCGGAACTACTTGGCGGGAGTAGCTGGGGCGGGGCGGCTTTTTCGCCGGAAGATGACTGTGACTTCAACCCAGGCCAGCTGATTGGAGGTCATGAATGAAGCATTTCTTTGCAACCTTCACACTTCTGGCACTGGGCCTTACTGGCTCCCCTTTAGGAGCGCAGGATGTCGTCATCTTTTACGGGAATGGTGTGGCAACAAGCCCTGGGGAAGCAGAAAAGTCTCGACACGATCTCGAGCTGAAACTCCGAGAGCGCTTTCCCAGTTTGTCTGATGAAGAGTTCGATCGATTGGTCCAAGTCAGAACTAGCTACAACCAGTCCGCCTGCTGGAACGAGAACCAGGATGGCGGTGACCAAGGGGTTCGATTCTGCCTCAGAGACTTTCTCCAGGCCTCTCGTCAGGCACTCAATGCAGCTGGCCTGGCTGTCGGAGAGGCCACTCTCTGGCAGTACGTCCTAGGGGTGCTGTCAGCTCCGGTTGGCGTCCAAGAGATACTCGACCAACTCCTCTTTGTGCAATTCGCTGCCCCTGACCTACTCGAGCAGGACCTCGATGTACATCGAAGTACCTATTCTTCCCTGATCTCCGGCGCACAGACTTCGGTACTCCTTGTGGCGCACAGCCAGGGCAATCTCTTTGGTAACGCTGTGTATCCGATTCTCGAGCCAGAGGAGCGCTCGCAGTTTCGGATGGTCTCTGTAGCGAGCCCCGCACCGGATCTCCTGGGCGACAGCTCGCCGATTGCAGCGTCGACCACCTTAAGGGAAGACCCCATCGACTTAGTCCCTGGCAATCTTCCATGGAATGTGACCAATGGTCTGGCCAGCACTCCGAAATTCGAGTACCACGACTTTGAGCACTCTTACCTTGCGAGGACAGAGACACGAGCCAAGATCCTCGATGATATCGAGCGCCAACTAGCAAGCCTTGGAATAATCGAATTATTGTCACCAGGCACTTTGGTAGCGCTGAGAAGTGGTTCCTGGGATATCACGCGTATTGATCCAGGCTCAGGAAGTTCCGAGAACTGGATTACTCTCCCCTCAGGCTCATACTCAGGGCTTACCTTTGATCCTGACAGGGACTTGCTCTACACAGTCGAGACGGGTCTCGGAGAGCTTGTCGCTGTCAACACGACAGATCAGTCCATAACATTTGTAGGCTCACTAGGACTTGATCAAGAGCTACTGGACGGCATTGGCGACCTTACTTTTGGCCCTGGCAATAACCTCTTCGCGCTCGCGGAGGACAGCTCACTTCACACACATCTACTCCGAATTGATCCGACTACAGGCCAGGCTAGCTTGCTCGGCGCGCCAAGTCCTGAAGGGCACAGTTCTCTCGAATACGATCCGGAGACAGGCCGGATGCTCTCCTCCTACTCCTACCCGACGCTTGGCAACGCGCTCTCTCAGTTCGCTCCATTCTCAGGTAGTTGGGTAGGCCTGCGCCCCACGAACGCTCCTAAACTAATTCTTCTAGCTGATCAGCCTGGAACCGGCGTACTCTACGGGCTAGCCGTGACCGAAGGCGGAGGTCAACCAGCTTGGTCACTCGGCTTACTTGACCCCACTGTGGGAACCTATGCCCCTCTCATCGATGGAGACTCCGCTCCGGACATAGTCGGGCTCACAATGGCCCGTCTGCCGCCTTCTGAGCAACAGGCGCCACACCTCGCGTATCCTCCCGTGACGACAGATCTCTGTATGCAAACGACTCCTGCGCTCGGGGACGACGGCAGCCTCTATGCCGCTGCGTCTGAAATATGTATCTATGATGGATCGAGAGATGTAGGACTAGCCGCCTTTGACCCTTCGACTGGTGCGGTGCTCTGGGGGCCGTCCTTTCCGGAAGGTTGTGACCGCTATGGCACGCAGCCGGCTCGCTTTGGTTATGTTGGCCCATCTATCGGAGCCAATGGTGTGCTCTACGCAGTAGGCGACTGGAATAGCTGTCTCAACGGTCGCCTTGTCGCGATCAATTCGGATGACGGCTCTGTAAAGTGGGACCACGGAGACTGCCCTGGAGGAGGCAATACCTCACCCCACCCTCGGCAGGTTCCAGCTCTCGACGAGACGAGAAACGCTGTCCATTTCGGAGCTTCCCGTCTTTGCTCTACAGATATGGAATCAAGCGAGAATCTCTGGGACGTCGACGGAGCATACTTTATCGGCGGCAAAGGCTTGGTCATTGACAATAACGGTTCCGTTTACATGGGGACCCAAACATACACCACTAACAGACTGACCGCATTTACCAGCACTGGAGCACTCATCTGGGATCGCGGAGCTGGAGGTGCCAACTTTGGTCCAGAAATACAGGGACTTGCGAACGACACCCTAATTCTCCACCATCCTTCACAACTCTATTCTCTTATCGGCTGGAACAGGGCCACCGGCCAAGAACGTTGGCGACATGAGGGCTTCTCAAGGCCAATCGTCGATGAAGCCGGACGCATTTATGCTGGCGGGGTCGGCACGCCTGAAGTCCTTGCCCTAACAGCCGACGGAAATGAGGAGTGGCGAGTAACACTGCCTGAGGAGTTCTTACCACCCATTCTTATCGACTTCCTCGACAGCACTGGATTCGTGTATGCCAGAAGCGGCTCCTCACTCCTGGCGATCCGAACCGAGGACGGTGCTCTCGCTTGGAGCTTTGAAGCCGATGCCCGCCTGGATGTAGGAGCTGTTCTTGATGCTGATGGCAGAATTGTCCTATCAGACTCTCAGGCTATGCTCTACGTTCTAGACACGCGGCTCGACTATGCTCAGTCCGAATGGCCGATTGCTCTCTATGCCAATAGACGGCATACGGCAAAGCAAGGCGATATCCTTGATCGCCCCTAGACAACCGACCTTGTTGAGGTTGAGCTTCTTTCGCAGGTGGAGCCCTTCTCCATCGCTAAAGAGAATCTCCCGCACCCGGGGATCCGTGAGGAACGCACCGACTTTGTTGAGCACCGGCGCCGAGACGACGGCGCTGAAGCCGGTCGAGTACTTCCCGAACTCATACTGCCAGAAACGGCGCACCTGAGCATTCTCCACACCTCGTACGACATCCTCTCGGAAGCTCTTCTCGGTCAAGAGTCGTGGAATATCTGCGAAGGTTGAGCCTTCCCGCTCAAGGAGCGTGAAGACGACATTCCGCAGCACATGCTCAAGCCGCGGTCCCCAGCCTTCTGACCAGCTCTTCTTGAACACATCGACGATGCCGGCTGCAGCCAGAGGACGATGCTCCTCGGAGATGCCCCGAAGCGGGTTGAAGTGCCAGCGGGTGTCGGGATCGAGGTAGATGAGGTCGTCCTCGCGCCAGAGCGGGACGAGTTTGACCACCTCTTCGGCGAGGTCACCATGCGGGTCGAAGAGAACCGCGCCGTTGCCACGGGCGATGTCTTGGGCGAGGAGCGTCCTGAGAAGGGTGGTCTTGCCGACGCCGGTCTTGCCGATGAGGTAGGTGTGGTAGCGGCGGTCAAAAACCAGAAAGCGAAAAAGACGGTTGGCCCGCCTGTGATCTGCTTTACCGAAAATAAGTTCATCAATCAAAAGCACCTATGATGGTAGCAAAAGCTACCCTGGGCTCAAGACTAAAAGGATTGCCGAGACCGACGAGAGGCAGCCGAGACAGACTCACCACACTAATACTGGCGGATATCAACCAGCGGCCTTTGAGAACTATCCGAGAGCGGCACTGCAACATTGACGACTTCCATGCCAGAAAGCCCATATATTGCATGGGCAATCTTCGTTCCGGTGACGACTGGTCCCCAGCATTGACGAGGAAAGATATTAACAAAAACATCCACGGACCGCTCACTCAGCCGCCTGAGAAGCTCCACAATCTCCCCGGAGCAGCTAGTAGCACCACAGTAGAGTAGACATTGTTCGGAGCCATCTTCATCTACATAGGATATAACTGGATCCCCTGTGGGCAGAAAGCGCTTAACAAGAGAAGCTTCAGCTGCCTCATCCTCATCGAAAAGACCGGAAATTGATCTATTAAGATCTCTCCGAAGATCTGTCTCGGAGAACATCCACTTGTCCGGACGATTTCTAAAAACAACTGCATCAGACAAGCCACAGGAGGAAAGGATGGTACTATGAAGAGACGGGATCTTCTGACTAGCACTGTAGTACTGGCGCCGCATGTAGTCGGCTAGCCGCGCCTCAGCTCTACGATTACCTAGGCCTAGCTCAAGGAACTGCCAGTCATTGACGAGTACCAAAAGTTCAACATCGCGACTAGACAAAGAGCTACCCAGAGCCTCACAAGCGGAAAGCCAAGTACTCTTAGAAAATTGAGAGAACTGCGCGAGAAGGGGAAGTTCACCACAATCAACAAGAACTTCCGAAGCTCTTGCATTCTCTCCTGGGACGAGGATGAAATGCCCAGCCTGAACGACACAGCTCTTCTCCTCCTTGGTAGCAAGCAAACTAGTGAGCCAAGCAGAGAGACCGGCTTTCTCTCGCAATGTGTCAAGCATCTTAACTCACTATCCTTCGAGCTTCCGCTTTAAGAGGCAGAGCATTCATTTCCGCACTACTCGTCCCAGCACATAACCGACTAGGCACCCACCAAGGCTTCCAGCAAAGCCCCACAGCAGAGAAACCTCAGAAGGGAAGCCTGCAACTTGGAGCGAGCCTGCAACCACAGCTCCACTCAAAATCGAAAGGAATCCTGACCAACGCGATGTCGGGAGACCGAACAGGGCCCATAACAATGCAGGAACAACAGAGGGCGCCCAGATCGCATAACAGATCAACAGACCATCAATTATCGTCGGAGCGATCAGAGCAAGCACGATGGCTGCACTGCCCATAAAAATTGTAATCGAGCGACTCCAGAGAATGGCCTTTTTGTCATCTTCTGAGATAGCCCGAGGAGCTAGGTCTCTTACAAAAGCGACAGCCCCTGCATTAAGAACAGACTCCTGGCTAGACATCACGATCGCGGCAAAGCCTACTACGAGCAGGCCTAGTAGACCTACGGGCAGAACCTCCTGAGCGGCGGCCATGAGTATGCCATCCGGAGAAACTGTCGAAGGAACTACGCTCGTCGCCAGAACTCCAACCGAAACCATCAGGAAAAACCAGCCCACAGAGAACATTCCGGCTCCGACAAATCCCCAACGAGAAGCTCCCCCACTTTCGGCAGCGAGGGCGCGATTTGCGTAAGGTGGTATGAGCATTTCACCGAAAAAGAGTGATAGAGCTAGCCCGATTAATGGGATAGCTCCCATAGAGCGAAGCTGGGAGGGGACCTCCTGGATCCCGATTGTCAACTGAGAGACATCTGTCCGCGGATCGTGCAATAAGAATGAAACCAGGAAAATGGCGCTTATAACGATAAGTGCGAACTGAACAGCCTCTGTCAAGATAACCGCCTTTAGCCCGCCAGTGGTCGTATACAGAACGCCAACAACAGTAATAAGCAGAACGCCCACAAGAAGCGGATAGCCGAGGGCTCCACTGAGCACCGCCCCGCCAGCTCTAGCCATAACCGAAGCGAACCCGACGCATAGGCCAACAGAGATTACCCCTGTGACGAACTTTGCCTCTTTCCCGTAGTGAACTCTGATCACATCTCCTATGGTCTTCGCCCGGTCATAACCGTGAAGTCTGCTAGCGAAAAAGATCCCAACCACGATGGTTTGGAGAGAGAAGAAGGAGAAAATCACCAGATAGAGAAACCCCGTCCCGGCACCTTGGCTCGCCAGCCCTAACGAGTAACCAGGGCCAATGTATGTCGCGCAGAGGCTTGCCGCGACAAGCACCAGAGGAACTCTCTTGCTAGCTATTGCATACTCAGAGAATGTTCCAATTCGTCGCACTATAAGCCCAAAGATCACCAGACCGACAAAGTAAAGAGCAATAACCGCTAGGTCTCCGTAGTTAAGTTGCACAGGTAAGTCCTCCAGTGTTCCTAATCTTGCTCTCGCAAAAGGAATCGCTCAAGCAGGCATCTTGAGTGTTTATAAGGAAAGTGGGTGTTCAGCCTGAAACCCTTCGGGAGCGGATCGAGACGCGCATCAAGATGATCCTCATCGAGCATGTAAATGCGACTAACCTGGTGCGATGAGGTTTTGCTGTTCGCCCGTCCCGCAATCTCATCCGCATCCGGCAGAGGGGACACTGACCGAAGAGTTGCATAGCGATCTCTCAGACCGTTCTGCTCAAACGGGTCGTCTTTCTCGCCCAGGCTGCTTATAACCCCACTTACCAAGTCTTTATAGCGCTTTGGATTACTGAAGACATAGGCGGAACCTTCACGCTCATCTAGCGTCGCTATGCCCCGAGGAATGATGAGAGCAAAGTTGCTACCAACGAGACTAGAAGTTCGCCTCAAGCGGTGTTTATCCAGGCTAGGGTTCGAGGGGGTCCTTCCGGCCAGATAAAGAGGATTCCCGGCACACCTCAGAATCGCACTTCCGATTGCCATTAGGAGACGAGACTTGGCGAATTCGCTAAGCTCTACGTCAAAGCTATATTTGAGTACGCTAGCTAGATCACGGAGCGCTTGGTCGAGAAGCTGGTTCAGATTCAATGGTTCATCGGCCGAGTGAAGGTGGAGGCTTGGGGCAGACCAGCCGTGCAGCTCGAAGACCTCTGTGAGAGATAGCTCGCTGCCACCATAAAGTTGAATTAGGCGGGCACATACCGGGTCGTAGGGATAAAACCAGTGGTGCGACAAGACAAAAGAAGTAGCCAAACGGTGACAAAAGTCTCGGACTGATGGCGTTAAAGACTGTCCCTCCTGAGTCTGAGCTAATTGCTGCAGAAGATCTCGGCTGTCACGATCCCTCAAACACAGGAAGATACCTGCTCTCAGCTGAAGCAACTTTTTGGCTGCGAACAGCGAGGCGTGTATAGCGTCATCCTCCTGGCTACGAATTGC
This is a stretch of genomic DNA from Acidobacteriota bacterium. It encodes these proteins:
- a CDS encoding PQQ-binding-like beta-propeller repeat protein — its product is MKHFFATFTLLALGLTGSPLGAQDVVIFYGNGVATSPGEAEKSRHDLELKLRERFPSLSDEEFDRLVQVRTSYNQSACWNENQDGGDQGVRFCLRDFLQASRQALNAAGLAVGEATLWQYVLGVLSAPVGVQEILDQLLFVQFAAPDLLEQDLDVHRSTYSSLISGAQTSVLLVAHSQGNLFGNAVYPILEPEERSQFRMVSVASPAPDLLGDSSPIAASTTLREDPIDLVPGNLPWNVTNGLASTPKFEYHDFEHSYLARTETRAKILDDIERQLASLGIIELLSPGTLVALRSGSWDITRIDPGSGSSENWITLPSGSYSGLTFDPDRDLLYTVETGLGELVAVNTTDQSITFVGSLGLDQELLDGIGDLTFGPGNNLFALAEDSSLHTHLLRIDPTTGQASLLGAPSPEGHSSLEYDPETGRMLSSYSYPTLGNALSQFAPFSGSWVGLRPTNAPKLILLADQPGTGVLYGLAVTEGGGQPAWSLGLLDPTVGTYAPLIDGDSAPDIVGLTMARLPPSEQQAPHLAYPPVTTDLCMQTTPALGDDGSLYAAASEICIYDGSRDVGLAAFDPSTGAVLWGPSFPEGCDRYGTQPARFGYVGPSIGANGVLYAVGDWNSCLNGRLVAINSDDGSVKWDHGDCPGGGNTSPHPRQVPALDETRNAVHFGASRLCSTDMESSENLWDVDGAYFIGGKGLVIDNNGSVYMGTQTYTTNRLTAFTSTGALIWDRGAGGANFGPEIQGLANDTLILHHPSQLYSLIGWNRATGQERWRHEGFSRPIVDEAGRIYAGGVGTPEVLALTADGNEEWRVTLPEEFLPPILIDFLDSTGFVYARSGSSLLAIRTEDGALAWSFEADARLDVGAVLDADGRIVLSDSQAMLYVLDTRLDYAQSEWPIALYANRRHTAKQGDILDRP
- a CDS encoding type IV secretion system DNA-binding domain-containing protein produces the protein MIDELIFGKADHRRANRLFRFLVFDRRYHTYLIGKTGVGKTTLLRTLLAQDIARGNGAVLFDPHGDLAEEVVKLVPLWREDDLIYLDPDTRWHFNPLRGISEEHRPLAAAGIVDVFKKSWSEGWGPRLEHVLRNVVFTLLEREGSTFADIPRLLTEKSFREDVVRGVENAQVRRFWQYEFGKYSTGFSAVVSAPVLNKVGAFLTDPRVREILFSDGEGLHLRKKLNLNKVGCLGAIKDIALLCRMPSIGIESNRPFGLSIVEPRV
- a CDS encoding type IV secretion system DNA-binding domain-containing protein, whose protein sequence is MAAKIYRKATIFSFVDHRGQAQRFTMFQKDRRYHTYLIGKTGVGKTTLLRTLLAQDIARGNGAVLFDPHGDLAEEVVKLVPLWREDDLIYLDPDTRWHFNPLRGISEEHRPLAAAGIVDVFKKSWSEGWGPRLEHVLRNVVFTLLEREGSTFADIPRLLTEKSFREDVVRGVENAQVRRFWQYEFGKYSTGFSAVVSAPVLNKVGAFLTDPRVREILCGEGVGLNLREIIDGRKLLIVNLAKGKLGEGPSSLLGSLLLSHLALAGLERADMPESKRQDCFVYLDEFQSFATLSVATMLSELRKYRLNLILAHQYLGQLSPEIADAVIGNVGTLICFRLGAKDAPLFARELAPKFEAEDLVNLPNYHIYLRLMINGQVSKPFSAVTIGSLEEIPGLEAMLGREAA
- a CDS encoding sodium:solute symporter family protein; translation: MQLNYGDLAVIALYFVGLVIFGLIVRRIGTFSEYAIASKRVPLVLVAASLCATYIGPGYSLGLASQGAGTGFLYLVIFSFFSLQTIVVGIFFASRLHGYDRAKTIGDVIRVHYGKEAKFVTGVISVGLCVGFASVMARAGGAVLSGALGYPLLVGVLLITVVGVLYTTTGGLKAVILTEAVQFALIVISAIFLVSFLLHDPRTDVSQLTIGIQEVPSQLRSMGAIPLIGLALSLFFGEMLIPPYANRALAAESGGASRWGFVGAGMFSVGWFFLMVSVGVLATSVVPSTVSPDGILMAAAQEVLPVGLLGLLVVGFAAIVMSSQESVLNAGAVAFVRDLAPRAISEDDKKAILWSRSITIFMGSAAIVLALIAPTIIDGLLICYAIWAPSVVPALLWALFGLPTSRWSGFLSILSGAVVAGSLQVAGFPSEVSLLWGFAGSLGGCLVGYVLGRVVRK